Proteins encoded by one window of Cervus canadensis isolate Bull #8, Minnesota chromosome 18, ASM1932006v1, whole genome shotgun sequence:
- the WDR87 gene encoding WD repeat-containing protein 87 isoform X2, producing the protein MTSPRLIPLWKDFKYLLSDMIQKSTQNLDDLKTDVVVLSDRSQAVVWMKSKTEDMVEKRMFSMTDRLPPIQSMVHTGSFHILVVYCGDLLLRLFGDHLRSFKSLGVVPCRFNITCLCYDPEMKMLLSGILGAVVTWTIERSGRGLQIAHMVALPGDELVHDIVLNGPNGSLLAMCENVVRVLERQGHGLLAEVKKFSSTISGSSITCCFTCSEQGFLYAGNKTGEIQVWNLNWGHCLHTFKAHFSSVICIRSQPEAHTLLTAGREGIIKEWNLTSGNLLRRLELGEELYRLQFIDNTTFFCQTTHSFSLRNLPFFYSLFNVCGSTPQQVRRVRCGSNWFRILCTTEDGLLRFVSPITGNLLVITWPFSILDQATDWAYDPNKEELFVATGSPDVLVFDTTRSPCMAKYLLCASPDSQDLVQCLAYGHFHLGRGLEGLMFSGYQSGVIRVLSQHSCARIETYMHFGAVLALSTLPGGLSGSRENSLLCSYGMDDYIHLSEAVLEGVRVKLRTLASIFCSCQLTHLILLPKSVGAITQTNCLRLWKFHDFLSSGSQDGSMFIETLPLHQCTIISFDVCLSLSLFVTGGSDGSVRIWNFHGRLIAMLDSSLHFGPLCFANDRGDLLVTFNQSLYLVSCLKLLPASLLVRLSLMGLTDEVLEVPKPFIPSFFFSFETMFVPKYIYPGHGQQQLVGLESLVNHRAIAFDHNVPHVIEEDEQGSPVLLSSFKHDFGYKEADASQVKKPPYFHYVLPPQLQLTTWDELNPYQILQCYFGHGREWLLAPDCYIPNSVIRARLWPEGSPISLQCSLHSPVRELEWDKSQQFFFWHSRARAISDVGSYIHEREDEDFLLTRASKDITYTVLTDSANRSWLGKKMSEIAINSLIETILNIIIHATPLKYQCCIGALGQIFASYQVSPPLRSETAHRLLDDTTNSNPLIRELAWEGLKRLGMITHLFAVPLAQGLMDKDDRVRNKTLSLMADTGIHSKTSLLNLVQNRETFREMQQEMVGEETLDRLLGLRAPDLQILHTQVVQRLNENLTLYQGDEKPTFTLDVSGASELTALSEETDTVPEEPEAAFKHSKGPRRGRPVVRKHTRKFLRSLKKPKETGTEPGPLEDEGDQSEAAPTEVEETRSSASSILKVAKDDEQQSSEVDASKDHVALTMKMLRKTRDKRGRKSVSQKTMKRRKRKVTDAKVTYEGLPHTGKTDSITKPLQGTGRGASGAPGLRSRDGLMWRDDLCRLMTLRISGSQTKMLEALNNELVTTAQEMLADRRPSWELFQEICPLLKKDSEELLEDLDWDIAWPEEKPVFIHGSAIREDMVIRGMEEETRETQEQKTEKDTQDLWETHVSPKKGKKKKVLFAQPELSKGKRISKKEEKKSSKPSKQRKAVQQEIKVDKKEKLAKEERGMSQEVEEVAKLKEKVVEQERRPLKDEIKLSWQEWKKSWDQWKNAFSETRISWDEWKNTWESQRHQEEEQLPEEEEPLLPDAEEEQVRRDKTKRTWDEWSQIWEKMSARAREKMLVTQEEVTLEEEPPQEWEEEAEATAEEEEEEEEEGEAPMTEEQRQIHQEYKQAQAERKRAKAERRRAQEERKLAQEEEKLAHEERRLAQEERKMAQEYEKLAEKDRKMVQMERKLIQNEEKLAQIEEMLSQDAEKLAQQRKRLAKKLEKLAREEENIAKKGGKLAEVKKIMMQKLDKLAQKELDLAWQEKELAQELEDLTWEEEELAVKEEELNQEEEELINERNRLDQEEMTLPSQEEKLDAEEKKLAQEEELLIQEEKKLAQNMETLTVKEAKLAQKREKLIKNKQKLAQEKTKLVQNMEELPQSKEILAWRLKNLTQEKEKLAQEKVKLAQRRENLIRLQEILIQNRKKSVPEKEEYDMYKNRLVQIEKKLMEEKEKLFQKKEKLATVEEKLTQLEGSLAEKQHKVAHDKMKLAMGKRAMFQELNQLRGDWSTTREEKALDMEMKILTWEKETLAEQKEILFKEETQETSKEKRPTKDELELIKRKLSLEEKILLYEERILATEQTDMAKEKLEFTRGERVYAQEQRKLARLLRKLAKESKGISKEPLKVSSKALKTLQDLIKEERKLTQEEIEMTKLKRLFVLKERELNEVQNELDAKDWDFSKEQPEITIDEKKLAKRQRRLAKEIRRLIKREKNITEQESILARQQRDVIQEIEEEETTEEEEAKSFLKQKSRKREKLKTADTQQEELLSQEDEVKSVKSEESSSEEMERLLDEIEQESLSEEEEEEEEEEEEEEEMEEEEVKEEGMVEEELVKEEEEGKERKKKKRKKKKKVQEKEEKEEGKEEVAEEESTSDEEMEHLSEKEEGEHRILLEKEVDKKKTIFKREKTYKLPEGGKKHLRGREEVLSIEKRIPDIQSSAVKLEVLKSPSKQLISVVLESKEKLSEPVLTKQISWEDKAVAFGKPGVFPGAGFIDKQELLKKYKPIPLQVLDIVLEAQEPDLETPYLSHMLRKTMEAQKLQGKPLGAKWQWILQRHPSLKKQSEVQLPLSKILAEEIYTDISVSDVEWIRHVLEKMEAGEQLSRDSFHRLCQLLKDLTAKENLEWIHLAKLEAIVYHHKQIMESRGTHVSKPSKEPLGPKYLKVIPPIKGKEKESWLKHLAQTSTPKSLLATKGIPDPKAINWHLLGEPYRSARAKQIATALRGMEMRYYDSATRDIFTGALDCVEKQTLALMFQKDFWAFKDKGRFSRLPKLEKKARPVSKVKEEVPLWETFVALYHVLRMLQERYARDSAAWMEQFNRLMDLYQLKSPRIQKLMQDLLLREEPQFQEVTYKEALRAVELAPGERLFYHLLCGGSQAPKEPLAFQEVVPLPGQNNVRTMLPMGIAQYGILELAWKSLPEADLHLTNELPYVAAPTL; encoded by the exons ATGACTTCTCCCAGACTCATCCCCCTGTGGAAGGACTTTAAATACCTTCTAAGTGACATGATACAGAAAAGCACG CAAAATTTAGATGACCTGAAGACTGATGTAGTTGTGTTGAGTGACCG CTCTCAGGCTGTAGTATGGATGAAGAGCAAGACTGAAGACATGGTGGAGAAGAGAATGTTTTCCATGACAGATCGACTGCCACCCATCCAGTCCATGGTCCATACAGGTTCCTTTCACATCCTCGTGGTCTACTGTGGTGACCTGCTCCTGCGGCTCTTCGGGGACCACCTTCGGTCATTCAAATCCCTGGGGGTGGTACCCTGTCGCTTTAACATCACCTGCCTCTGCTATGACCCAGAAATGAAGATGCTTCTGTCGGGCATCCTGGGGGCAGTGGTCACCTGGACCATTGAGCGCAGTGGCAGAGGTCTCCAAATAGCCCACATGGTCGCCCTTCCTGGTGACGAGTTGGTCCATGACATCGTGCTGAACGGCCCCAACGGCTCCCTGCTTGCCATGTGCGAGAATGTGGTGAGGGTCCTGGAGCGCCAGGGCCATGGCCTCCTGGCAGAGGTGAAAAAGTTCTCTTCCACCATCAGTGGCTCCTCGATCACCTGCTGCTTCACCTGTTCTGAGCAGGGCTTTCTTTACGCCGGAAACAAGACTGGGGAGATCCAAGTGTGGAACCTCAATTGGGGCCACTGCCTCCACACTTTCAAGGCCCACTTCTCTTCGGTGATCTGTATCCGCAGCCAGCCAGAAGCCCACACCCTGCTCACAGCTGGCCGGGAAGGCATAATCAAGGAGTGGAACCTGACTTCAGGCAATCTACTGCGGCGGCTCGAACTGGGCGAGGAGCTGTATCGGCTCCAGTTTATTGACAACACCACTTTCTTCTGCCAGACTACCCACTCTTTCTCCTTGCGCAACCTGCCCTTCTTCTATAGCCTCTTCAATGTCTGTGGCTCCACTCCCCAGCAGGTGCGCCGGGTCCGCTGTGGCAGTAACTGGTTCCGGATCCTGTGCACCACCGAGGATGGCCTGCTGCGCTTCGTGTCCCCGATAACAGGGAATCTCCTGGTCATCACCTGGCCCTTCTCAATCCTGGACCAGGCCACGGATTGGGCCTACGACCCCAATAAAGAGGAGCTCTTTGTAGCAACAGGTAGCCCAGACGTGCTGGTCTTTGACACCACCCGCTCCCCTTGCATGGCCAAGTATCTCTTATGTGCCTCACCAGATTCTCAGGACCTGGTACAGTGCCTGGCTTATGGGCACTTCCACCTGGGCCGGGGTCTAGAAGGACTCATGTTCTCTGGATACCAGAGTGGTGTGATTAGAGTGCTCTCCCAGCACAGCTGTGCCCGGATTGAGACATACATGCACTTTGGGGCCGTCTTAGCCCTCTCTACACTGCCCGGAGGGCTCTCTGGTAGCCGAGAAAACTCTTTGCTCTGTTCCTATGGAATGGATGACTACATACACCTCTCAGAAGCTGTGCTTGAAGGGGTCAGAGTGAAACTGCGGACCCTTGCCAGCATTTTCTGCAGCTGTCAGCTAACACACTTGATACTCTTGCCCAAGTCAGTGGGTGCCATCACCCAGACTAACTGCCTGCGTCTCTGGAAGTTCCATGACTTTCTGTCTTCTGGCTCACAGGATGGCTCAATGTTCATAGAGACCTTGCCTTTGCACCAATGCACCATCATCTCTTTTGATGTCTGCCTGTCCCTGAGTCTTTTTGTCACGGGTGGCAGTGATGGCTCTGTCCGGATCTGGAATTTCCATGGGAGACTCATAGCCATGCTGGACTCATCACTGCACTTTGGCCCACTCTGCTTTGCAAATGACCGGGGTGACCTGCTTGTAACTTTCAACCAGAGTCTTTATCTGGTGTCCTGTTTAAAGCTGCTTCCCGCATCCCTGCTGGTTCGCCTCTCCCTTATGGGTCTGACAGATGAAGTGCTCGAAGTCCCTAAGCCTTTCATACCAAGCTTCTTCTTCTCCTTCGAGACCATGTTTGTGCCCAAGTATATCTACCCTGGACATGGGCAGCAGCAACTGGTGGGTCTGGAGAGTCTCGTCAATCATCGGGCCATTGCCTTTGATCATAACGTGCCACATGTCATTGAAGAAGACGAGCAAGGGAGCCCTGTGCTACTCTCTTCCTTCAAACATGATTTCGGGTATAAGGAAGCTGATGCGTCACAGGTGAAAAAGCCACCTTATTTCCATTATGTGCTTCCTCCCCAGCTACAGCTGACTACCTGGGATGAACTCAACCCCTATCAGATACTGCAATGCTACTTTGGCCACGGGCGGGAATGGCTCTTGGCTCCAGATTGCTACATCCCTAACTCAGTGATCCGGGCCCGTCTCTGGCCAGAGGGCAGCCCGATATCCCTGCAGTGCAGCCTGCACTCACCTGTGCGGGAGCTGGAATGGGACAAGTCTCAACAATTCTTCTTCTGGCACAGCCGGGCAAGAGCTATAAGCGATGTGGGATCATACATACATGAAAGGGAAGATGAAGACTTCCTCCTCACAAGAGCATCCAAggatatcacttacactgttcttACAGACTCAGCAAACCGCAGTTGGCTGGGAAAAAAGATGAGTGAAATTGCTATCAATAGCCTGATTGAGACAATTCTCAATATTATAATCCATGCCACTCCACTGAAGTACCAGTGCTGTATTGGTGCTCTCGGGCAGATCTTTGCCTCTTACCAGGTTTCTCCACCCCTGCGCTCTGAAACAGCCCACCGTCTGTTGGATGATACAACCAATTCCAACCCACTGATTCGAGAGCTGGCCTGGGAAGGGCTGAAGCGTCTAGGAATGATTACTCATCTCTTTGCCGTGCCTCTGGCCCAGGGACTAATGGACAAAGATGACAGAGTGAGGAATAAGACCCTGAGCCTCATGGCTGATACTGGAATCCATTCTAAGACCTCACTCTTGAACTTGGTCCAGAATCGAGAGACTTTCCGGGAGATGCA GCAGGAAATGGTTGGGGAGGAAACCTTGGACCGTCTGCTGGGACTGCGAGCCCCAGATCTCCAAATCCTTCATACTCAAGTGGTGCAGCGATTGAATGAAAACCTGACCTTATACCAGGGTGATGAAAAGCCTACTTTTACTTTAGATGTCTCAGGGGCTTCTGAACTTACTGCCCTTTCCGAGGAAACTGATACTGTCCCTGAAGAACCTGAAGCTGCCTTCAAGCACAGCAAAGGCCCAAGACGGGGCCGACCAGTAGTCAGAAAGCACA CCCGAAAATTTTTGCGGAGCCTCAAGAAGCCCAAAGAAACTGGCACAGAGCCAGGTCCCTTAGAGGATGAAGGTGATCAGAGTGAAGCTGCACCCACTGAGGTGGAGGAGACTAGGTCTTCAGCCTCCAGTATATTAAAGGTTGCAAAAGATGATGAACAACAATCTTCAGAGGTAGATGCCTCAAAGGATCACGTGGCCTTGACCATGAAGATGTTGAGGAAGACACGTGACAAAAGAGGCCGTAAATCAGTATCTCAGAAAACCATGAAGAGGCGCAAAAGGAAAGTAACAGACGCTAAAGTTACATATGAGGGATTACCACATACTGGAAAGACAGACTCAATTACGAAGCCACTGCAAGGCACAGGGCGGGGTGCCTCTGGAGCTCCTGGCCTCAGGTCTAGAGATGGCTTGATGTGGCGGGACGACCTGTGTCGTCTTATGACCCTGAGGATATCTGGTTCCCAGACAAAAATGTTAGAAGCTCTCAACAATGAGCTAGTGACCACGGCTCAGGAGATGCTGGCTGATCGACGGCCCAGCTGGGAGCTTTTTCAGGAGATCTGCCCCCTGCTGAAGAAAGACAGTGAGGAACTGCTTGAGGACCTTGACTGGGATATAGCCTGGCCAGAGGAGAAACCAGTTTTTATTCACGGATCAGCAATTAGAGAGGACATGGTAATCAGAGGCATGGAAGAGGAGACAAGAGAGACGCAAGagcaaaagacagaaaaggacacGCAGGACCTGTGGGAAACCCATGTAAGTCcaaaaaaaggcaagaagaagAAAGTTCTTTTTGCACAACCAGAACTAAGCAAGGGAAAACGAAtatcaaagaaagaagagaaaaaatccTCTAAACCTTCTAAACAGAGGAAAGCAGTCCAGCAGGAGATAAAAGTGGATAAAAAAGAGAAGCTAGCCAAAGAAGAGAGGGGCATGAGTCAGGAAGTGGAGGAGGTGGCCAAATTAAAGGAGAAAGTGGTTGAGCAAGAAAGAAGGCCACTTAAGGATGAGATAAAACTGTCTTGGCAGGAGTGGAAGAAGTCATGGGATCAATGGAAAAATGCTTTCAGTGAGACAAGGATATCATGGGATGAATGGAAGAACACATGGGAAAGCCAGCGTCATCAGGAAGAGGAGCAACTACCTGAGGAGGAAGAGCCGCTGCTCCCGGATGCAGAAGAGGAACAAGTCAGAAGGGACAAGACGAAGCGGACATGGGATGAATGGTCACAGATCTGGGAAAAGATGTCAGCCAGGGCCAGGGAGAAGATGTTGGTGACTCAGGAGGAAGTGACCCTGGAGGAAGAACCACCTCAGGAGTGGGAAGAAGAAGCAGAAGCAAcagcagaagaagaagaagaagaagaagaagaaggagaagcacCAATGACGGAAGAGCAGAGGCAGATCCACCAAGAATACAAACAGGCCCAGGCTGAGCGAAAACGGGCCAAGGCTGAAAGAAGACGGGCCCAAGAAGAGAGGAAGCTAGCTCAGGAAGAGGAGAAGCTAGCACATGAAGAGAGGAGACTAGctcaggaagagaggaaaatggcCCAAGAGTATGAGAAACTGGCCGAGAAAGACAGGAAAATGGTCCAGATGGAGAGGAAGCTTATCCAGAATGAGGAAAAACTAGCCCAAATAGAGGAGATGCTGAGCcaggatgcagagaaattggCCCAGCAAAGGAAGAGACTAGCCAAGAAATTGGAGAAACTGGCCCGAGAAGAAGAGAACATAGCAAAGAAAGGAGGGAAGCTAGCTGAAGTCAAAAAGATAATGATGCAGAAATTGGATAAACTGGCCCAGAAGGAGCTAGATCTAGCATGGCAAGAAAAGGAACTAGCCCAGGAATTGGAGGATCTGACCTGGGAAGAGGAGGAACTGGCTGTGAAAGAAGAGGAACTGAATCAGGAAGAGGAGGAACTAATCAATGAACGGAACAGGCTGGATCAGGAAGAGATGACACTGCCATCGCAAGAAGAGAAACTGGATGCGGAAGAGAAA aaactgGCCCAAGAGGAAGAGCTACTGATCCAGGAAGAGAAGAAACTGGCCCAGAACATGGAAACACTGACAGTGAAGGAGGCAAAACTTGCCcagaaaagggagaaattgataAAGAATAAGCAGAAACTGGCCCAGGAGAAGACTAAGCTTGTCCAAAACATGGAGGAACTTCCCCAAAGCAAGGAAATACTGGCCTGGAGGCTAAAAAACCTGACCCAGGAGAAGGAGAAACTGGCTCAGGAGAAGGTGAAATTGGCTCAGAGGAGGGAAAACTTAATCCGGCTCCAAGAAATCCTCATCCAGAACAGAAAGAAATCAGTCCCTGAGAAGGAGGAGTATGACATGTATAAGAATAGGCTGGTTCAGATAGAGAAGAAGCTgatggaggaaaaagagaaactctTCCAGAAGAAGGAGAAACTGGCTACCGTTGAGGAGAAACTGACCCAATTAGAGGGAAGCCTGGCTGAGAAACAGCACAAAGTAGCCCATGACAAAATGAAATTAGCCATGGGGAAGAGGGCAATGTTCCAAGAACTGAACCAGCTCAGAGGTGACTGGTCTACTACCAGGGAAGAAAAGGCACTGGACATGGAAATGAAAATACTGACCTGGGAGAAAGAGACACTGGCTGAGCAAAAGGAAATTCTCTTTAAGGAAGAAACTCAAGAAACTTCCAAAGAGAAAAGACCAACTAAGGATGAACTAGAGCTAATCAAGAGGAAATTGTCACTAGAGGAAAAGATATTGCTCTATGAAGAAAGGATCCTGGCCACAGAGCAAACAGACATGGCCAAAGAAAAACTGGAATTTACCAGAGGAGAgagagtatatgcccaggaacAAAGGAAGCTAGCCAGGTTACTAAGAAAATTAGCTAAAGAAAGCAAGGGCATTTCCAAGGAACCATTAAAAGTGAGCAGCAAAGCCTTAAAGACACTTCAAGACCttattaaagaagaaaggaaactaacccaggaagaaatagagatgACAAAGTTAAAGAGGTTATTTGTCCTTAAGGAAAGGGAATTGAACGAGGTACAGAATGAACTTGATGCCAAGGACTGGGATTTTTCCAAGGAACAACCAGAAATTACCATAGATGAGAAGAAACTGGCTAAGAGGCAGAGAAGACTAGCCAAGGAAATTAGAAGATTGataaagagggagaaaaatattACTGAACAAGAAAGCATATTGGCCAGGCAACAGAGAGATGTCATACAGGAAatagaggaagaagaaacaacagaggaagaagaggcaaaGTCATTCCTTAAacaaaagtcaagaaaaagagaaaagctaaaGACAGCTGATACACAACAGGAAGAGTTACTCAGCCAAGAGGACGAggtgaaaagtgtgaaaagtgaGGAGAGCTCTTCTGAAGAAATGGAACGCCTGTTAGATGAAATAGAGCAAGAGAGTTtgtctgaggaggaggaggaagaagaggaagaggaggaggaagaggaggaaatggaagaggaggaggtgaaggaagAGGGAATGGTAGAGGAGGAGTtggtgaaggaggaagaggaagggaaggagaggaagaagaagaaaaggaaaaagaaaaaaaaagtgcaggaaaaggaagagaaggaagaggggaaagaggAAGTAGCTGAGGAGGAAAGCACAAGTGATGAAGAGATGGAACATCTgagtgagaaagaggaaggagagcaCAGAATCTTGTTAGAAAAAGAGGtagacaagaaaaaaacaatttttaaaagagaaaaaacatataagttaccagaaggaggaaaaaagcacttaagaggaagagaagaagtcCTTTCTATTGAAAAAAGAATCCCTGACATCCAAAGCAGTGCTGTAAAACTGGAAGTTCTGAAAAGCCCTTCCAAGCAACTGATCTCAGTCGTTCTGGAGAGCAAAGAGAAGCTATCAGAGCCAGTGCTAACTAAACAAATATCCTGGGAAGATAAGGCCGTAGCATTTGGGAAGCCTGGAGTATTCCCAGGGGCAGGGTTTATAGATAAACAAGAACTGTTGAAGAAATATAAGCCCATACCTCTACAAGTTTTGGATATAGTTTTGGAGGCCCAGGAGCCTGACTTAGAGACCCCATATttatcccacatgctgaggaagACCATGGAAGCTCAGAaactccaaggcaaaccactggGGGCCAAGTGGCAGTGGATCCTGCAGCGTCATCCATCTCTGAAGAAACAGAGTGAGGTACAATTACCTTTGTCCAAAATCCTGGCTGAGGAAATCTACACAGACATCAGTGTCTCGGATGTAGAGTGGATCCGCCACGTCCTAGAAAAGATGGAGGCAGGAGAACAGCTTTCCAGGGATAGTTTCCACCGATTGTGCCAGCTTCTCAAAGACCTCACCGCAAAGGAGAACTTAGAGTGGATACACCTGGCCAAGCTCGAAGCCATCGTGTACCATCACAAGCAGATCATGGAATCCCGAGGCACACATGTCTCCAAGCCCAGTAAGGAGCCCCTGGGTCCAAAGTACCTCAAAGTGATCCCTCCcatcaaaggaaaggaaaaggagagctGGCTCAAACATCTGGCTCAAACATCCACACCAAAGTCTCTGTTAGCTACCAAAGGGATCCCAGACCCGAAGGCTATCAACTGGCATCTTCTGGGAGAGCCTTACCGGAGTGCGCGGGCAAAGCAGATAGCCACTGCTCTCAGGGGGATGGAGATGCGATACTATGATTCTGCCACAAGAGACATTTTCACAGGTGCCCTGGACTGTGTTGAAAAACAAACCCTGGCGCTGATGTTTCAGAAAGACTTCTGGGCTTTTAAGGATAAGGGCAGGTTTTCCAGGTTGCCCAAGTTGGAGAAGAAGGCACGACCCGTCTCTAAAGTAAAGGAGGAGGTGCCTCTGTGGGAGACGTTTGTGGCACTGTACCATGTTCTGCGGATGTTGCAGGAGCGATATGCAAGAGACAGTGCTGCATGGATGGAACAATTCAACCGTCTTATGGACCTATACCAGCTTAAGTCTCCCCGAATTCAGAAGCTGATGCAGGACTTGCTACTGAGAGAAGAGCCCCAATTCCAAGAGGTCACTTACAAAGAGGCCCTAAGGGCCGTGGAGCTAGCCCCTGGGGAGCGGTTGTTCTACCACCTGCTCTGTGGTGGCTCTCAAGCCCCTAAAGAGCCTCTGGCATTCCAGGAGGTGGTTCCCCTCCCTGGGCAGAACAATGTGCGTACCATGCTCCCCATGGGCATTGCCCAGTATGGGATCTTAGAGCTTGCCTGGAAGAGCCTGCCGGAAGCTGATTTACACCTCACCAATGAACTGCCCTATGTAGCTGCTCCTACTCTCTGA